A single genomic interval of Falco naumanni isolate bFalNau1 chromosome 11, bFalNau1.pat, whole genome shotgun sequence harbors:
- the LOC121095391 gene encoding transcription initiation factor TFIID subunit 4-like produces MRGPGRGGAALGAGRRGRARPPRPRRALGSPAAPHGSCGRASRRAAELRPAAGRAGGTAGREPAPLPAAPARPGAGRPPTETSLPQGPAPSAHRSPSAAPDCAVPHRPLPPAAVTWAVHPEELPCACTAHPGYRMLSSSAERPPVEMSICLQRCVEHSKANTSCPAGKHDPFLTGLTLRLKKNQLLWPLKPVDDCVPSNEVPVLCKKG; encoded by the exons ATgcgcggcccggggcggggcggtgcTGCCctcggggcggggcggcggggtcGGGCCCGGCCtccccggccgcggcgggcccTGGGCTCCCCGGCGGCCCCGCACGGCTCCTGCGGGCGGGCGTCCCGCCGTGCCGCCGAACTCAGGCCAGCGGCCGGCCGCGCCGGGGGGACCGCGGGCCGCGagcccgccccgctgcccgccgctcCTGCCCGCCCCGGTGCAGGCCGCCCCCCGACAGAGACGTCGCTCCCTCAGGGACCCGCTCCCTCAGCGCACAGAAGTCCCTCGGCGGCGCCGGACTGCGCCGTGCCTCACAGGCCGCTCCCGCCGGCGGCTGTCACCTGGGCCGTGCACCCCGAGgagctgccctgtgcctgcacGGCTCACCCCGGGTACCGAATGCTGTCCAGCTCCGCGGAAAGGCCTCCAGTA GAGATGTCTATCTGCCTCCAAAGGTGTGTGGAGCACAGCAAGGCAAAcacctcctgcccagccggtAAACATGACCCATTCCTGACTGGCCTAACCCttaggctgaaaaaaaatcagttactcTGG cCTCTGAAGCCGGTTGATGACTGTGTCCCTAGCAATGAAGTACCAGTTCTGTGCAAAAAGGGATGA